The Thalassomonas actiniarum genome contains the following window.
CGTGGCGGAAACCAGTGTCGATGTCAGCTGGGTGCACAAAGCGGCCCCGAGAAAGCGACGCTGGCGCATATTTTAACAGATAGTGCTTTAAGCAGCAGTGTTAGCAGAGGCTTGATCAAAAGCGGCTTAGTTAACGGACAAAAAGATGACAGAGAATATAAAGATATTATTGGTAGAAGACGATGTCAGCCTGGCTTCCTGGATCAGCGAATATTTGCTGGAGCAGGAATTTCAGGTAAAGCATGTTGAACGTGGCGATCAGGTAATGGCGGCACTGACAGACTTCCCGGCAGACCTGGTCTTGCTTGATGTGATGTTACCCGGCCTGAACGGCATCGAAGTGTGCCGGCTGATCCGGGAAAAATCTGCCATCCCCATTATTATGCTGACGGCACGCGCCGACGAGTTCGATGAAGTTATCGGCCTCGAAGCCGGCGCCAATGATTATGTGATCAAACCGGTACGCCCCAGGGCTTTGCTGGCCCGCATTAAAAGCGCATTAAGAACCCGGGTGGTGGAAACCGAACCCAGCAATAAACTGGTTCATGGCGACCTGGTGATTTACCAGGACGCCAAGCGGGTGATCTATCAGGGGGAAGAAATAGAACTCTCCACCAATTTGTTTGCCTTTTTATGGTTTTTAGCCAGCCATGCCGGGGAAGTTATCGACCGGGATACGGTATTCAAGGCCCTTAAAGGCCGGGAATATGACGGCCTGGATCGCCGCTTTGATGTCATGCTTTCCAGCTTAAGGAAAGTTTTTCACGATGATCCGCAAAAGCCGAAAAAGTTTAAAACCATCTGGGGTAAAGGTTACCTGTTTGTCGCCGATGCCTGGCAGGACAATAACCCAGCCGAGTCATGAAAAGTCTTTACGCCAGTATTATTGTGACCGTTTTTGGCTCCTTGTTTTTTATCGGCTGGGGCCTGGACAAGCTGGTTGCCGACCACTCGGTGTCCGAAGACAGCCAGGAAATCGTCTTTTATAAACAGCTGATCGAAGGCTTAAGCCAGCAACTTAACCAGTTACCCAAGCAAGATATTTCGAAAGAGGCCGATAAATTCCGGCAATTTTTCCAGATGGATCTCTCCCTGAAAAATGCCGACAATATTGCCCTGCCGCGCACCTTAAGCAGTAAGTTATCCCAAAACGGCGGTTTATTGCTGGCATCGGAATCCGGGGCTTATTTATTAAAAAGCATCGACAGCGATCCCCAGCAAATCCTGCAACTGAACCTGCCGCCTGAGCCTATCCACAACCAGAAACTGGATCTATTCCTGACGCTGGCCTTATACGTCGGGGTTTGCGGGGTATTGATTTTATGGTCATTGCCGTTAACCCGGCGCATTTACCTGCTCAATGCCGCTGCCGCCAAATTCGGTAAGGGAGATTTAACCGTCAGGGTGCCGAAAAGCCGCTTCTCCTACATTACCATGCTGGAAAACAGCTTTAACCGCATGGCAACACAAATAGAAACCCTGATCGCCGACAATAAAATGCTTGCCAGCAGCTTATCCCATGATATCCGCACCCCTATGGCCTGCCTGCGCTTTGGGGTGGATGCCGCGCTGGACACCACCAATACCGAGAAAAAGGATATTTACCTTAACCGCATGGACAACGAGCTTACCCGGATGGAAGACATGACCGCGGCCTTTTTAGAATTCGCCGGACTGGAGCGCCACGGCCTGCATTTAAAAATCACCTCGGTTAAGGTTAAGGCTTTGCTTAATGCGCTTATCGAAGACAGCCAGTCGCTGGCGGAGCAGCATAATATTAAGCTTACTGCCCGGCTGCCGGAGCAGGAAATTTATTGCCAGCTCGACTTTCACTGGTGTTACCGGGCGATACAAAACCTGGTAGGCAATGCCTTTCAATATGCCGCAACCGAGGTCTTGCTGACCTTAAAACAAAAAGATCACAGAATTGTTATCACGGTGGAAGATGACGGTGTCGGCATACCAGAAGATAAGCTTGAGACGATTTTTTCTCCTTTTGTCAAACTCGAGCAAAACCGCTCGCGGGAGCAGGGACACTTTGGCCTCGGCCTGGCCATTAGCGCCAAGGTGATGGACTGGCACGAAGGCAACATTTGTGCAGAAAAGTCACCTTCCTTATCAGGGGCTTGTTTTACCCTGTCCCTACCGGAAAAACAGCTGTTATCACAGTAAAAAAGACTAAAAATACACTTCAAAATTAACTTTATTGCGCTTTACTCTCCCTCTCCGGCAAAGCGCAACCTTACAAAAATCAAAGTAAGAACTTGATTTACAACAGGAAAAAATTCCACGCTTGCTCCCACCTCCAACCCCGTTCACTTATGAACTTAATTTGTGACACAAATGTGATAACTCAGTGACCAAGTCGCAATATCTGCTGTCCATACTTGCTTTCGTCGATTGTTCTTTATTGATTAAAAATAGAAGGAAGCACAGATGAAACTCAAGTCACTATTCGCCGTTGCCGCATTGGCAGCGGGCAGCTCAGCGGTTCATGCCCAGGATTTAAATATAACCGTCACTAACCTGACCCAGGCTATCTATTTTACTCCGCTGATCACCGCTGCTCACACAGCGGATAACCAGATGTTTTCCACCGGCAGCGCTGCCAGCGCGCAGTTACAGGCGATGGCAGAGGGCGGAGATATCTCCGGCCTGTCAACCCTGTTAACCGGTGTCAATGCCGATGTTAATGAAAACCCGGCCGGAGGCCTGTTAGCGCCGGCAATGTCAACTTCCTTCATGCTCACCAACAGCGAGAATAATGATTATTTATCGCTGACGGCGATGATACTGCCTTCAAATGACGGCTTTGTCGGCCTGGACAGCTGGATGATCCCCGAAGAAGCAGGCACCTATACCATCTACCTTAACGCCTATGACGCCGGCACCGAAGCCAACAATGAATTGGTTGTCGAAGGCAGCGGCGCCCCGGGAGTTGCCGGTATTCCGGCCGCGCCCGGCGGTGATGCCGGCACCGGCGGCACAGGCGTAACCAGCAGCGAAGGAAATACTATGGTGCATATTCACCGCGGCAACCTCGGGGATGATAATCTGAGCGGCGGCAGCAGCGATCTCACCAATAATGTACACCGCTGGTTAAACCCGGTTGCCAAAATCACTGTTGTTGTCATGTAAGGGGGCTTTATGTCTATCTATAACATTAAAGGGCTGGCACCGCTTGCCCTGGTGACCTTGCTCAGTGCCTGTGGCGGCAGCGATAACGATACCGACAATGACGGTGTTATTGATACGCCCGCCCCTGTGCCGGTTGAAATGAGTTATGAAGTGACCGTTACCAACTTAACCTATGCCCAGCCGTTATCGCCCCTGGCCGTAGTATTACACGGTGACAGCGCCCTGTGGACGGTCGGAGAAATGGCTTCAACGCCACTGGAAATACTCGCCGAAGGTGGTGATAATACTGAGTTAATCGCTATGGAGTCCATCCTGGCTTCAGTTTCCGGCGATGCCCCGGTAGGACCGGGGGCAAGCACCACGTTAACGGTAACGACCACGGATGAAATGGCGACACATTTGTCTATAGTTTCTATGTTGGTGAATACAAATGACGCCTTTACCGGTCTAACTGCCATGGACTTATCTTCATTAACGGTAGATAACCCGCAAACATGGACTTTAGGCGTTTATGACGCAGGCACCGAGGCCAATAGTGAACTTGCCGGCACTATTCCAGGGCCTGCCGATAATGGCACCGGATATATTGCAGAGCGTGACGATGTCGATTTTGTCGCTATGCATCCCGGGGTGGTCACTATGGACGACGGCTTGTCGACCTCAGTATTAACGCAGGCCCACAGATTTGATAATCCGGCAATAAAATTAACAATAACGCGGAAGCAATAGGAAAACTGCACTGGCCGGTTTTCCTGGCCAGTGCCTATGAAAGACAAAGTTTTAATTGTAGAAGACGAACTAGACATCGCCGAGTTGATAAAAGTGCATTTGAGCGAACTCGATCTTGAGGCGGAAATATGCGGTCATGGTGATTTAGCCCTGAAAATGGCGTTAAACCAGGATTTTCAACTGGTGATACTGGATGTCATGTTACCCGGCACCAATGGCCTGGACATTTGCCGGGAATTACGCGGTGCCAAACCGTTGCAGGCGATCATGATGCTCACCTCAAGAACATCGGAAACCGACCGGGTATTGGGACTGGAATTAGGCGCCGACGATTATTTAAGCAAGCCTTTTAGCGTCAGGGAATTGCAAGCCAGGGTGCGCAGCCAGCTCAGGCGGGTGCATAGCCTGGTGCAAAGCCAAAGCCAGGAGCAGCACCAGGAAAGTGCGGTGACCTGTATCGGCGACTTAATGGTAGATCACAGGTGTCATCAGGTGACTTACCAGAATGAAGCGATAGAGTTGACCTCCACCGAATTTGATCTGCTGAGCTTTTTAGGCAAACATCCGGACCAGGTATTTTCCAGGGCCCAGCTACTGGATTCGGTATGGGGATACCATCATAGCGGTTATGAACACACGGTAAATTCCCATATCAACCGCTTACGTAATAAATTGGAACGGGACAGTGCCAACCCGCAAATCATTCAAACTGTCTGGGGCGTTGGCTACAAACTAAATTCAGCAGGAGTGAGCGGTTAATCCCTCATAAGCGAATGAAAATATCTTTATATCAGCGTCTGGCAATCACCTTATCCTTTGCCTTTATTTTAATGGCTTATCTGCTGTTCTGGTGGAGTACCGAGCTTTCCCAACATGCCCAGCACCAGGCAGAGCAAAAGCTGCACCTGCAACTGGCTGACCACCTTGCCCATGACAACCCTTTGCTGCAAGACGGCGTTTACGACAAAAAGGCCCTGGCCAACCTGTTCCATACCCTGATGTTACTGGGGCCGTCATTTGAATTTTACTTCCTTGACCCTGCCGGGAAAATTCTCAGCTATTCCGCCGATCCCAGCAAAATAAAACGCAAGCAGGTAGATATACGCCCGCTGCTGGATCTGATCGAGCACCCGCAAAACCTGCCTGTGTATGGCGATGATCCCAGGAGTCCCCATCAGCAAAAAATCTTCTCCGCCGCTCCCGTCTACACCAATGAAAAGGATACCGATGAGAAGCTTAGCGGTAAAAGCCTGCAGGGATATCTCTATGTCATCATCGGCGGGGAAATATATGACTCGGTATTCCAGGTCACAAAATCGGACCAACAGCTCCAGCAAAATATTATGCTGATCTGCGGCGGCCTGCTGCTAATGCTGCTGTTACTGCTGGCACTGTTTCGCTATTTTACCTCCCCTATCCGGCTGTTACTCGCCGACATGCAGGCAATTCAGCAACATAAGTTCGATCCCGCCAAGGTCAAGCTGCACAAGTGGCCGGAAAATGACAGCAATGAAGTTAACCTGCTCGGCTGTGCTTTCACCGCCATGGTGGAGCAAATCAATGCCCAGTTATTACAGCTCAACGCCAATGAACGGATGCGCAAAGAGCTGCTGGCCCACCTGTCACACGACTTACGCACGCCACTGGCGGCCATGCAGGGCTATATTGAAACCCTGGCCATTAAAGGGGATAGCATCAGCCAGCAAGAGCGGGAGCAGTATATCGCCACGGTTTTACGTAACGGCAAACAATTAAAAATGCTGATTGACCAGATTTTTGAACTGGCCCATTTAGAAGACGGCCAGGTCTCGGTAAACCTGGAAACCTTCCCTATCGGCGAATTACTTTATGATATTGTCGCCAAGTTCTCCCTGAAGGCCAGCGAGAAAAACATCCGGTTGGCCCTTAACCCCCAGCAATGCCGCTACATGGTATATTCGGATATTGCCAAGCTGGAGCGTATTCTTACGAATCTGTTGGAAAACGCCATTCGCCATACTCCGCAGCAGGGAGAAATCACCCTGGAAGTGATACAGGATAAAGACAAAGTCAAAGTTTCGGTGATCGATACCGGCACCGGTATCAGCAGTGAAGATATTGCCTACATCTTCGATCCCAGATATCGCGCCGGCAATGCCACCGGCGATAAAAAACAACATGCGGGTTTAGGGCTTGCCATCAGCAAACGCCTGAGCATGATTTTAAATTCGGAATTAAGCGTGGAAAGCAAACTCGGCCAGGGATGCCGTTTTTCTTTTTGCCTGCAGTCGGTGATGACCTGAACACCGTCAAAAAAGTGTCCGGGTTAGTATAAAGTGAATAATACTAACCCGGGAAAGATTCAGCACATCATCCGCCTCACAAAAAACAAACAAAAAATTTACAATCACTCTACCCAAGAGCCCAGGTTATTTGATAGAATTTTGCTGTTTAATTCATCAGTAAACCTTTAACTGACGGACATTTCTAACGGAGTAGATATGAGATTTTTCTTTGGACTGGCCATTGGGCTGCTATTACTAAACCAGGCTGCAAAAGCTGAAACTATTGTCCTGTTTACAGCAGATGAGCAGTGTCACTCCCGGGAAACAAGCAAAGGTATACGCTATATCCCTCCCTGCAGCCTGAGCGATACTGACTTCACCTTTACCCTGCCCGGCGATAACGGCGGTGACATAGACAGCAGCACCGAAACGCAAAATTTAAGTCTTAATTTTCACTGTGAATCGTTAAGACCCTTAAGCATTGAATATCAAATCAGCCAACAAGAGCACATCATCATTTCCGGCAAGCTGGCGCCGTCCCAAGATAACGCTCAATTAAACGCAAGTATAAGCCTGCTGGAGCCCGCCGGTCACTATCAGCTAAGGTTAATAAAAATCAACGGAATGAAAGGGTTTCAGGCGATCAAGCCCGACTGCCGGTTGACCTTGGAGATTAACGCTAAAACAGATGCCGAGCTGTCAGCCAGCACCGGGGATTGAAAAACATGCTCCCGATAAAAAGGCCCTCGCGGGCCTTTTTCATATCTGGCTTAATTAATACCAGGCGTTATCGCTCACACTCAAATTTAAGTAAGCCTGCTAAAAATCATTACATACACTTACTGTAATAAGCATCACAGAAGATGCCGCCGCTCATTTGGCAATACTGCATCAGTTTAGTGCAGCTCTGCCAATTATACGGGTCGCTCTCGGCCAAAAGATTGCCGCTCATGCCGAAACCAAGTCCCATAGCTAAGATGATCGCTTTAGTCTTTTTCATTATTTAATCCCTTCTAATAAAAAGTAATAAAAGTTGATCTGAGTGCTTTCACTCAAATAAAGAGGATGCCGAAATAAATACCCGGGATGTCTGTCAGCATTTTCATCAACAACACTTTCCCGGCTACTTTCTGATCAGCTGCCTTATGCTAATGAAAAACAACCATCAACACAATAAACAATTATTTAACAACACATTAAGATTTATTTAATCTCGTAACAGCAACATCAAAGCGGTAAAGATAATACCAATTGCATTAAGTAGATGACCAAAATTCGCTGAGGATAAATTTTCAAGAACAAGGCGTTTGATTGAGCAATAGCAAGCTATTGTGATTGAAAACAACGCAGGACCTGGAGATTTAGACCATCCGAAAATAGTTAGATATTTAATAAAACTGGGATAATGATATTGATTGATATATCTGAATTTTTCAGGGCAAATCACAAAAACAGGCGAATAAAGAGAGCTTAGGGCAAAAGTGATCGAGTGTGAACTTTTGCTTTAAAAGGCATAGCATCCGGCCCATAAAAAATACAGATCCCAGCAAATGAGATCTGTATCATTAACAGGTTCAGATTCAGATTACCTTTAACGGTAAGTTAGACTGAGCGATTACCCGCCAACAGATTATTGAGTCTGAAAGTCAGCCCTTGCTGCAAACTGCTTTGTGTGGCGGCTTCAACATCGGCATATGCCAAAGTCGTCATTTTCCCGGCATCGATATTAAAAGACGGCACATTCAGGCTTGGCACAGTAAAGTTCATACCGGCTTCTGCCGCACCTTC
Protein-coding sequences here:
- a CDS encoding spondin domain-containing protein, giving the protein MKLKSLFAVAALAAGSSAVHAQDLNITVTNLTQAIYFTPLITAAHTADNQMFSTGSAASAQLQAMAEGGDISGLSTLLTGVNADVNENPAGGLLAPAMSTSFMLTNSENNDYLSLTAMILPSNDGFVGLDSWMIPEEAGTYTIYLNAYDAGTEANNELVVEGSGAPGVAGIPAAPGGDAGTGGTGVTSSEGNTMVHIHRGNLGDDNLSGGSSDLTNNVHRWLNPVAKITVVVM
- a CDS encoding sensor histidine kinase encodes the protein MKISLYQRLAITLSFAFILMAYLLFWWSTELSQHAQHQAEQKLHLQLADHLAHDNPLLQDGVYDKKALANLFHTLMLLGPSFEFYFLDPAGKILSYSADPSKIKRKQVDIRPLLDLIEHPQNLPVYGDDPRSPHQQKIFSAAPVYTNEKDTDEKLSGKSLQGYLYVIIGGEIYDSVFQVTKSDQQLQQNIMLICGGLLLMLLLLLALFRYFTSPIRLLLADMQAIQQHKFDPAKVKLHKWPENDSNEVNLLGCAFTAMVEQINAQLLQLNANERMRKELLAHLSHDLRTPLAAMQGYIETLAIKGDSISQQEREQYIATVLRNGKQLKMLIDQIFELAHLEDGQVSVNLETFPIGELLYDIVAKFSLKASEKNIRLALNPQQCRYMVYSDIAKLERILTNLLENAIRHTPQQGEITLEVIQDKDKVKVSVIDTGTGISSEDIAYIFDPRYRAGNATGDKKQHAGLGLAISKRLSMILNSELSVESKLGQGCRFSFCLQSVMT
- a CDS encoding response regulator transcription factor; this encodes MKDKVLIVEDELDIAELIKVHLSELDLEAEICGHGDLALKMALNQDFQLVILDVMLPGTNGLDICRELRGAKPLQAIMMLTSRTSETDRVLGLELGADDYLSKPFSVRELQARVRSQLRRVHSLVQSQSQEQHQESAVTCIGDLMVDHRCHQVTYQNEAIELTSTEFDLLSFLGKHPDQVFSRAQLLDSVWGYHHSGYEHTVNSHINRLRNKLERDSANPQIIQTVWGVGYKLNSAGVSG
- a CDS encoding spondin domain-containing protein — encoded protein: MSIYNIKGLAPLALVTLLSACGGSDNDTDNDGVIDTPAPVPVEMSYEVTVTNLTYAQPLSPLAVVLHGDSALWTVGEMASTPLEILAEGGDNTELIAMESILASVSGDAPVGPGASTTLTVTTTDEMATHLSIVSMLVNTNDAFTGLTAMDLSSLTVDNPQTWTLGVYDAGTEANSELAGTIPGPADNGTGYIAERDDVDFVAMHPGVVTMDDGLSTSVLTQAHRFDNPAIKLTITRKQ
- a CDS encoding ATP-binding protein, with amino-acid sequence MKSLYASIIVTVFGSLFFIGWGLDKLVADHSVSEDSQEIVFYKQLIEGLSQQLNQLPKQDISKEADKFRQFFQMDLSLKNADNIALPRTLSSKLSQNGGLLLASESGAYLLKSIDSDPQQILQLNLPPEPIHNQKLDLFLTLALYVGVCGVLILWSLPLTRRIYLLNAAAAKFGKGDLTVRVPKSRFSYITMLENSFNRMATQIETLIADNKMLASSLSHDIRTPMACLRFGVDAALDTTNTEKKDIYLNRMDNELTRMEDMTAAFLEFAGLERHGLHLKITSVKVKALLNALIEDSQSLAEQHNIKLTARLPEQEIYCQLDFHWCYRAIQNLVGNAFQYAATEVLLTLKQKDHRIVITVEDDGVGIPEDKLETIFSPFVKLEQNRSREQGHFGLGLAISAKVMDWHEGNICAEKSPSLSGACFTLSLPEKQLLSQ
- a CDS encoding response regulator transcription factor, whose amino-acid sequence is MTENIKILLVEDDVSLASWISEYLLEQEFQVKHVERGDQVMAALTDFPADLVLLDVMLPGLNGIEVCRLIREKSAIPIIMLTARADEFDEVIGLEAGANDYVIKPVRPRALLARIKSALRTRVVETEPSNKLVHGDLVIYQDAKRVIYQGEEIELSTNLFAFLWFLASHAGEVIDRDTVFKALKGREYDGLDRRFDVMLSSLRKVFHDDPQKPKKFKTIWGKGYLFVADAWQDNNPAES